The following are encoded together in the Mycolicibacterium arabiense genome:
- a CDS encoding ABC transporter ATP-binding protein, with protein sequence MTDQPGTEEPLIDEDLAVLHREVAVAEGETLLATQDLTVKFGGLTALDSVTFDIKRGEILGLIGPNGAGKTTCFNAITGVYRPTSGSVLFDGAPLGKIKRHEITRRGIARTFQNIRLWGEMTALENVVVGTDARHKTSVPGALVRTPRHRREERDAIERAAALLQFVGIAHRGEEKAKNLPYGDQRRLEIARALATEPKLLCLDEPAAGFNPSEKSALIELIQAIRDDGYTVLLIEHDMRLVMGVTDRIVVLEFGRKIADGLPADIREDPAVIAAYLGVPDDELT encoded by the coding sequence ATGACCGATCAGCCCGGTACCGAGGAACCGTTGATCGACGAGGATCTCGCCGTCCTGCACCGCGAGGTCGCGGTGGCCGAGGGCGAGACGCTACTCGCGACCCAGGACCTGACCGTCAAGTTCGGCGGTCTGACCGCGCTGGACTCGGTGACCTTCGACATCAAGCGCGGAGAGATCCTGGGGTTGATCGGACCCAACGGCGCGGGTAAGACCACCTGCTTCAACGCCATCACCGGGGTCTACCGGCCCACGTCGGGCAGCGTGCTGTTCGACGGCGCTCCGCTGGGCAAGATCAAGCGCCACGAGATCACCCGCCGCGGCATCGCCAGGACCTTCCAGAACATCCGCCTGTGGGGTGAGATGACCGCGCTGGAGAACGTCGTGGTCGGCACCGACGCCCGCCACAAGACGTCGGTACCCGGGGCGCTGGTGCGTACGCCGCGGCACCGGCGTGAGGAGCGCGACGCGATCGAGCGTGCCGCTGCGCTGCTGCAGTTCGTCGGCATCGCCCATCGCGGCGAGGAGAAGGCCAAGAACCTGCCCTACGGTGATCAGCGGCGGCTGGAGATCGCCCGCGCGCTGGCCACCGAACCCAAGCTGCTGTGCCTCGACGAACCGGCCGCGGGGTTCAATCCGAGCGAGAAGTCCGCGCTCATCGAACTCATCCAGGCGATCCGCGACGACGGGTACACGGTGTTGCTCATCGAACACGACATGCGTCTGGTCATGGGGGTCACCGACCGCATCGTGGTCCTTGAGTTCGGTCGCAAGATCGCCGACGGCCTGCCCGCCGACATCCGCGAGGATCCCGCCGTGATCGCCGCCTACCTTGGAGTACCCGATGACGAACTCACCTGA